GGCTTGGAAGACCAGATTTTGATCAAGTTTGCGGAACCCTGCCAATTGTCGCAGCTGCCCCCGTCTCTGCACTTGCCTCTGAACTTGCCAAGAGGCAAGTGCAGAGAACTTGAAGATCAGCGGCAGTATGCCGCCACCAGAGCCGAGAGTTTTGTCGCGCAGTGCGACTTCCTCTGCCAACACCGCGTGGTCGCTGCCGTCTTCTCCGGCTGTGTTGCATTTGAGTCCAGCGCGCCTTTCGCCTCGGCAGCCAAGATGATCCTGGCCAATGCTCGCACAATAGTAATTGTGCACAACAGGGACTACGTAGTGAACTTGGTACTTTGGTTCCAGTCGGTGGAGGACCTCATCCTCCACCATGACCTCAGGCTGCAGACGCTGCCGGACGACTGGCGTCGGGACTCCAGGCAATCGCAGTTGAAGAGGCTCCTCGGCAGTGCTCCAGCCATTGGAAAAGACAGCTTGTTCATAGTTGCAGAGGCACTGCGTGAATTGGTCTTCTGTTGTCCTCAGGTAAGCATCTATCGTTTCTGGCATGCCTGGGCATTGCGCGAGGGACTGATGAGACGGACGAGCCGAAATGAGAACCAAAAAGGAAATCAAGTTTATTCAGGAATGAGTTttggttacccgccgcggtggctcagtggttacggcgctcggctactgatccggagttctcgggtttgaacccgaccgcggcggctgcgtttttatggaggcaaaacgctaaggcgcccgtgtgctgtgcgatgtcagtgcacgttaaaggtccccaggtggtcgaaattattccggagccctccactacggcacctcttcctttcttctttcacttcctcctttatccctttccttacagctcggttcaggtgtccaacgatatatgagacagttactgcgccatttcctttccccaaaagcctattattattataacgctgccgcctgttactttattccattatgtaaccacctcggttaccacGGCAACCACTGGGATAAAATGTCTTTgctatggaggccgccatcttggattctgtCCGTGTAATCAGCGTAACTCGGAGGTTCAAAACGCGACCAGTAAAGCTAGCGGTttaaatgcttttgtccagaattgttggatgTGCTAAACGGCTGGGTAGTGAATTGCACCATTATTTTGCTGAGAACGAGGCCATATTACAACCAGCTCACGTTTAGCGCTTTTTCTTGCCACGTTGCTTCCTGCAGCTCCGCGAGGTGCAGACTCCCTTGCATGACCTTCTGGAGCCTGGTGATCCATTGCTCAACATGGTGCTGACCAGACATACAAGTTTTCTGACATCTCCAAGCCTAGCCCTGGGTTTAAGTTTTGATTGTTTTCGCGGTGGGAAGACCATCGTGGATATCTCAAGCGATGTAACTCCAGACGTAATGGATCGCGCAAGCGATCTATTCACGAGTGTACGACATCTGGAGGTAAGTCAGCCTTCCACTGTTAGCCTTGCTAGTGATAGCGTTGGCATTAAACAAAGTGTacagtaagggagtaattactgttTAGCACCACCCGTGCTCAGCCTGTAAAATCGTTGATCCATACGGACTGGTCCAACCATCTGCTAAGCGTCCAGGTTAGCTGAGATGGTAGACTGACTGCCATACACAGGGGGTGGTACCGGGTTCGATCTCCGCgacaggaagaatttttcttcaactgcgaagtttctggaAAAGACGCtaagcttccctttgtagccgtatggctcaGCATGGGTGTGTACTAGTGAATTATTACTTAGGGATTGCTCTATGCATTGAAATAACGTTTAATCTTCGGGCTTGGCCTCAGTTCTAGTTCTTTAATTCGTTTTCTCTCGACTTGCGGCTCTGGGAGAAACCACCTGCTCATCAAGCAGCCTACGGGAGTTGAGCTAGTTAGGGAATGGTCATGACTGCAAGAATGCCTACGGGAGCTCCTGCCTTTGGTAACCCAGCTTCAACCCTCAATTGTTGAGCGCCAGCGCTGGTGAGGGCAACCGCAGACTTCCCCACGTCCTCCCCAAAACCGGCTACATAATTACGTCCTTCTGACAAGCATATAGAGCTgaagtgaaaaaggaaagggtCCTTTGggagcgaaagctccactctCCGTGCTGCAACTTGCAAGGTCAACAAGGATTCGCTTTGACCTCGAGCCGAGCTATATACGCCTTACTTCATAACAAGACTGAGCCAAGATTAAGCCGTCGCCAAGATTAAGCGAATGTTTAGAGCCAGCACTGCGAAGAGACTGCCGTGAAGGGGGAGAGGTGGCACAGAGTATCTGCCAGTGCTCTGTGTTCCAATCAGCGTACGTTATACCGACGTCATACCTCTAAAAGGAAGGCGCAAACGAGTTTACATGGCCGCGTGTACAGGCGGTGTTGTACCCTGCATGGACTGAATAACGCGTTGAAGCTCTGTGTGATTTAGGCCTTTTGTATCTCGTCATTTGCGCTTTCTTCTGGAATGGAGCTCTTGGCATGCCGGCCGCAGTTTTAGGAAGGCCAAAGGCAAAATACGCCCGCGGGCTATGCAATGCCAGCGCATGTTGAATAACCACAGGCACTACGCCCGCGGGCTATGCAATGCCAGCGCATGTTGAATAACCACAGGCACTAAAGTCGATCCAGAGCCTTTCTTCATGGTGTTGTTCAATATCCGCGTAGATTTTAATTCTACAGCGTTGGAGCGGGCGTTCGAAGGGAAATCTGTGCGCGTTGTCGCATGAGTTAAGGAATAGTAGAGAGGGTTGGGAGGTAATAGGTTCAGCTGTAGAATGGTAACGATAGTTTGTGACTATGAGGTCGTAGCATCACAGAAACATCTTTATGGTGTATGAGGATGTAAAGTGAATTAATGACGCTGAAAAGTCAATCGCGAAAATTAGTTAGGAATCGAACCCGtgacccttgggttgcgagtcagacatgcTACCCGTATAGCCACAGAGGCAAGTTCGTTCGACTTAAAGCAGACCTTTTGTGTATTGTGGTGTATCACGTGTTCTGGTATGCAAACTGATGTATGCTGATGGTTGTGTGTATAGCTAGAAAAAGGtactaattaaaataaaaatggcGAATAACCATTACCGCTGTCACGTCATAcctttaagacggagcttaagtgcccttaATTTTTGCAACATGTAGTCTCCCATGACATACCTGATTTCGTCAGTGCGCTTAGTAAAACTTGCATAATACGCCGATTGAAACATGCACACACAAGCATTATGAGATTGTGGTTTAACACGGATTCACATAATCGTGAGTCACTCACACCCTATCCTTGAGCGCATTTCAAATTTAGTGCTTTCAACTGGGACAACGTCGCACTGTCGGGAAAGAAATGACATTACTGGATCTAGCGACTGTATACACTGCAAGCTGTAGACACATAAAACTTGATTAGGAAAGCAAAAAACATTGGCTTGCCTATCAAGATACCGCTTCGTGCGAGCCAGTTGAGTGTGTTGCGGCTGTCGTCGACGAAATACTCACAGGCACAACGTACGCTATGAAAGCGCACGGGTTATGGCCTGGCTGTAGAACCCTGGCACTCTGAGCCCAAAGCGCAGCTAAGAACGCACTGATTTTACTCTGCTGTACGGGGTATacgggcgcttttttttttctcggtacaATGGGACGAGCCCTCACATCCTTATTTCAGCATTACACACCCAGCATTTTCATTCTTTTCCACAGGTAACCACGCGGCACATGGACTCGGTGCCCAAGATTCGCAACTTCTCCGGTGTGACCGACCTCTCCTTACGTTACGAGAACTACCCGCTCCCGTTCCACTGCCTCCTGGAAGGCGGGCTCACGAACCTGCGTCTGAAACACCTGTCGCTATGTGGCGTCTCACACATCAGTTTATCAGCCATCTCAAGACACTGGCCAACCCTCGAGAGCCTGTCCCTTTTTAACTGCGCCCTCGTGATTGAGGAACCAAAGCTCCCGCCGGCTTCTTTGGGGAGCTTGTTGAGTCTTCGACTGTGGCACGGAAAAAGCGGCGAACAGTTCCACAAGCGTGCGATGAATGCGCTTTTAAAAGCGACGACGCGGCTCACAACGTTGCACCTCGATGGCGCAGTACTCTGTGCGTTGTTTCTTGCTCGCTGCAGTGAGGAACCGTTACCATATTTGGAGCGCTTGACCCTCGACGCAGGTCGGGTGCCAGCACTGAAAGTCACTCCCGATGACATGCAGTGCCTTATAGGCGCCCTGCCGTCGCTTCGTTGTGTGGTGACTGATAGCTCCGACTTTCGGCTTTTCTTTGAGCAGTGTCTGCCCGCAGTTAAGCTGACTTGGTGCCACTGTACCACATGTGCTGCGGAATTTCCCTTCATCAACCGTGCACAGAACCTTTTCTGGACAACTCACATTGCCTGAGATTCCCGAAAAACTCGACCTACCGGAAAATCCTGCACCGCAATCGCATGAACAATAACTCAGACCGACGACTGAAACCTTGTTTTTCTGCCGGATCTGAAGCCTGATCTGAACGTCGCCAAAGTGCTGTGTTGTCCTTGTGATCCACAATCGGGGCTAACATCTGGGCCGCTCAAGCTACATTCTCGGCTTTCTTTCAAAGTCAGTGACGATTTTGCCGAAAGTTTCCGCCTAACCGAACAGAGCCCGCTAACAAGTCTGCACATAGTAGCATATCCTGTCCCATGCCTACCGCCAGGGTATCTTTATTCCGATGATGATGACCTTCGATGTCTCGTCGGGACGATGGCATTTGGAGATTAACTTCTAGGACTTTGCTTGTAAGACGTCGCAGGGCCCGGTGATGTTTTCAATGCTCACGCCTGAAAGCTCAGCGGCATACCATTATGCCTAGGCATAATGGTATGCCTAGGCATAATGCAGAGGCAGCTGCCTCTCCTATTCGTTCTCCGGACACGCGGTTCGCCCACGTCTACATCGATCCTGCTGGACCCTTGCCGTTGTCACGTAAGGCCTATTGATCACGTGCGTCGATCGGTTCACACGTTGGCCCTAGGCGCTCTCGACTACTGACATCAAGGCATATACAGCTGCTGCAACTTTCGTGACCGGCTCGGTGACGCTCTTTGGCTGCCCCGTTGTTGTCCCTATTGACCGAGGCCGCTAGTTTCAATTGGCTCTGTTCACCACTTTTGTCAACATCCTGGCCTGCAGACACAGTGCCATACGACTACCTACCATTCATTGTCCTTTGGTACGGGGAACTGGTCCGCCGGCTGCTCAAGGCTGCTGTCAACACCTGCTAGCCACGCGAACGCTGGTCCGACCGCCTTCCCCTCTTCCTTCTGGGCATCGGCTCAGCACTCGAGGCACTCAATGTACCGAAAATTTGAGGCATGCACTGCAATAGAACTGGCATCTCCACAGAGAGCCTTGCTTCGTGAACTGCACGCCCTAAAGATTTTCTTGCGCCATACGCTTCCCAGATTTTTGGCCCTCTTCGCATTTTCGCACAGGTGATTGGAGATTGGAATGATGATTGGATTGGAAGGTGATTGGAGAGGTGGAATTGGCGGTGTTTGCAGAGGTGGAGTGGGGAGCTATAGGTGATTGGTACGTTTCGCATTTTCCACCGTGGAGCAGTTAAAGGCGcaatgtgttaaaaaaaaaattctacagtACATTTTCATCGGCAAGAAACGAGCACGCAATGATTGAAATCGCTCTGGGGCAAGAAATGCAATCAATTTAATGCAACTATGAGAAGGCAGCAGCTCAGCGTATAACTTGCAAGCTGTTAGGTAATCAGCTCCGTTTCCTAAAATTTGGCGATGGAATATATGGTGTAGCATATACTTTTGACAAAGCCACCCAAAGAACGACGACCGCAGGAGTTCAGGTACACAGACATCGCATGCGCAACGCCCCGCTACAGCCtcttcttttctattttttttaattattacttgCTTCATGAGAAGTTTAATTTTCCTAAGAAATCGCATTCTGCAGAATACAATGCAGCTGGGTCTTTGCAGATGTACTCCCTAGTCTGCTTTTTGTGTTATTTTATGTATGCATGCACTCTCGCCGTTCTTTGGTGCCGACGGCTATACGTAACGTTGTACGCGCAAAAGTGGAAGAAAGGAGCTTTGGGCGCATTTAGTGGCGCACGTCACAGCGTGTTGGGCGTGCGGTGTGTTTTTGTGCGCAACTATGTAAACAAAGGTTACAATTGATTTTTTGTGTGTCATGTCGTTTTTCGTCTACAGAGAGTCAAATTAAGCCTTTTTTTGTGCTCGGACAACTCTGTAAACGTCCCCTGAATTATCTCCGTTTGGAGGATGAGTATATATGACAATTCGGCGCAGGTTGAGTCTTATTCTCAAGCACTTGCTGCTCAAAAGAAATTACGGCCGGGGCTAGCAGACATCTGCATTCgaacacaactcaagaacgaagcggcagctGCCCCTCAAAGGAAGTCCCTCCAGCCGATGGTGTCGACTGTTTTTCATGATGCGCCCTGGTTATTCCGATTAAACGTGGTAGATCTCATTCGATTTCTCACCCTTACGATGCCATATGCTAGCATATCCGAGGGGATTATATAACAATTAAATATAAcatcatgagaatcggtcgacaccattggctggagagcctatactttgagaggcatctgccttTTTTCCCGAGTTGTATCGGAATATAGCTGATGCAAGAATTCAGCGAAAACAGTTGGATTTACCCTTGATGATTAATTTGATGTTTTTactaacaataattggtttttggggaaaggaattaaatggcgcagtatctgtcccacatctcggcggacacctgaaccgcgccgtaagggaagggataaaggagggagtgaaagaaagaaggaagaggtgccgtagtggagggctccggaataatatcgaccacctggggatctttaacgtgcactgacatcgcacagcacacgagcgcctttgcgtttttcctccataaaaacgcagccgccgcggtcgggttggaacccgggaactctggatcagtagccgagtgccctaaccactgagccaccgtggcagatTTGATGTTTTTACTCTAACCGACGTTTCACACATGTAGCAGAATCTGTCTGGAGGGTGCAGGTGGGTGGCGGTTCTGGGTGTGGATGAAGGTGGAGTCGGGGGGAGGCATAGGAGATTTGAAAGGTGATTGGAGAGGTGGAGTGGGAAGGTCAACTGGGGAGGCGGATTAGGGAGATGGAGAGGGCAGGTGATTGGAAATGTGTTTGGAGGTAGAGCAGGTAGGTGATTTGAGATGAGTGGGAAAGTGGATTGGGGAGGTCGAATGGGAATTCAGGTTATTGAGGAGGCGAGTGGGGAGGTGGAGTGGGCTGGTCATTTCTTTAGAAGGCAGGTGACTTTCCTACTGCATCTTAGAATTCATTTTCAAGGAcagttttttgttttgctgcttcATGTGCTTTTATGGGCAGAGGCCTTGTGATGGGTGGAGTTAAGAGGGTCGGTGGTGGATGGTGCTCATGGAGGGTAAAGTTGAGTAGATCGGTGGTGGATAGCACCTCTAATGTGTGAAGGTTGGCGAGGGTGGTGTGATTAGGTAGGCAACCCATATCCAGGGGAGTGCAATGTCTGGTGGACAGAGCTTCTGAATGGTGATTCTTGCATCAGTATGCCTTACCACCGACTGAAGCTTAATTTAACTCCGAGGTGTGGATGGTTGTGGTGCGCCTTTTACAGCACTAACTATTAGCTGGACTtcaggtgaaaccttttaatctGGCCAAAATGCAAGCCTTGGTCTTTTGTCACATCAGAACACTTGGCAGGAAACTCGTGGTGCACCGTCACTCAACCACTCGCTGTGGTGGTAAAGAAGGTGAGTCGCTCAAAGCACACTAGGATAAGTTTCACGAATAATTCGGTTAATAATCCTTCACTCCCTCTTGAAGAACGTTAAAATGCCAGTAAAAATTGCACATTCCCAATCTAATTCCCACTTCTGAAGTATACGCATATTGTACCTTTTATACTTGAGAACTTTTAAtctgatgattatgattatggatttttatggcgtaagggcatctatagccaaagagcgccatggcagaaggtGTTTTCGTCTTCTCAAGGTGGAAATTTGAAAGTTTTTGCCCTTCTTATCCCCATTGAAATAGCCGCTGCTATTGGCAGCACtatgcaaaaacaaataaataaaacaaagtgccaaCTGCTGCATACAGTGGTGCTGTGTACAATGCGGCAGCGAAACTTAATTCTAGAAAAAGAACATTATCGCAAAATTCGTATCGGACATCTGGAAGCCCTAGTCTAAGATAAAATTGCTTATGTAAAGCTTCTGAATGCAATCAATCTTAAGAGGACTGCAGTgctcagaaattttttttcagagCCATATTCCTTCACATCGAAAAAATGACTATGCGGCGACAAGGAAAGACGGATGAAGGATGCTTTATTCTGCTTGGTGCATAGAAGAACAGGAAAACCGTCACGTTTATATCATTGTCTGATGCATTTTCTGGTGACAGCACTTCATACATTATATTCGTTGCAagttgcaaaaatacaaacatGAATAGTATATGCAAAGTGCTTGTAGTTAATGTTATGATATTATATATTcttccattaaaaaaaacattttttgcattttgtttcttttcatgcGCCCTATTTTATTAGCGGCTTAATACAAACCCGGGAAATGAGGATCCCTCCTATTCCTCTAACACAAAATTGACCCTCAGGATACAAAATTGACCCTCAGGATATTCGGTTCTTCGTCTGGCATATTTGACGTTGTTTTAGAGGTGCTCCGTAATCCTCAAGAAATGCCACTTAGATGTGCTATTCATGCATTAAGGAAAACAATGTTGTTACACTTTAATCAGTTCTAAACGAGCAATCTGAAAACTGCAATTTTTTTACGAAAAAGCTTCTACTAGTTACTAAACTTTTTCTGCACCGTGTATTCAAAGTGCTGGTACAATGAACTGTTGTTAGGTTAACTACCTTAATCAAAACTCCAAGCTTATAGTGGCCCATCCTTTTGACCCATAAACCTGAACTGTAATAAAATGCTCTTCTTAACTCTGGCTCTTCATGATTCAAACAAATGCTGGGTTCCCATAGAGTTTGCATTCTGGACAGTCAATTGTGTTTCCTGTTTCCGGGAATACACATAGTATTAAGGTCATTTATATCTCAAAACCTGATCGAAAATCAGGAACAGAATGGCCTTCATTAACATCAGAAACGCAAATTTAAAAGTGCCTTTACTAAGATGagttttgggcaagttggttgctcAGCTTTGACATAACTGCAGCacgaaaaaagacgaacacaatgGAAAGAACACACATGAACACACAGCAATAGTCTGTGTCGTGTGTGCTCCTTCCATTGTGTTCATCTTTTTTCGCGCGGCAGTTATGTCGAAGTTAAAATCGCCTGTTCCTCCATGTTTTGCAGCAATTTTTTCACACAGTCTATGTGGCTGAGTAGAGGCCTTGTTGAGATATCGCTGTTGTCGTAAATACACAGGAACCCAAAGGCCGACGACCAGGATATGATCGTTCCTAAGTCCGCAGTGACCCCTTGGTTGCATAAGTTGTCAGCTGAAAAGTGTTATTCTGAACATGCCTACTGCACAGTCGCCACGTCGCAAGGGATCTACTTATTTCTGAAAGTACTTCGTGGCAGTTATGAAATCTTGTAATCTTCGTCCTTTAAGATAATGTGGCCAGTTACTACCACATTTGCTTCAAATGAAATATGCGGCGAAATTGCAGCTCATTTCCCAGACCACTCGTGACGCTTATGACTAGCACTAAACCAGGCGGCTTGCTTGGTGACGTCAAAACCATGTGCTAATCTCACTGGCCACGTCTCAGTTCAGCTCGTCACATCAGCGTGTACAGGTCAAAGCAGTATCAAAGGGAGCACCTAATATCCACGTTAACAACGAATCATTCCGCGGTGTGAGTGAGAAGAACCAACTGGTTTTTACTTAGCACTTCCACTCTGAAAGATTAAGAAGGCTACAACCTTCTCTCAGGTTTCATGCAAGAATAAAACTAAaactggggccgtattctgtaaCGTTTTATTCGTTTCCATTTCATTTGACTCTCTGCCATTATTCGCTGATCCCTGTGACGTAGGCTGTGAAGGATGATGCCACGCTAGTGGTGGTAGAAATACACCGATAATGCCACTCACACTCCTTATGCACATGCGCACTGGTGAACCAGCGAAGAATGACAGAACTTGATGCACCTGACGCACAAAGAAGCTTCACCGGCACCAGCTTTATTGttgtttaaaggtggctgcagaGCTATGCGGTGCCTGTAAGCACGAGTCGCCAGAACATGGTCCTTCCGACAAGGCCGGACTAGATGTGTCAGCACTGCAGCCAGACCTGCCGTGTCTATGGCTGATCATTTGCTTCTGCACTTCTTGTTGCTTTTGTCACGGTTGACATCGCAAGCAAACTAAAACACAATAAAATGTCCCAAAATATGGCCCTGGCTCTTGAGTCGCAACATTTCCGCTACCTGTCCTTGTCCACCGTTAGTTACTCTTTATATCCACTCCTATATTGCCTCTCTCTTGagtggagttgatgcagacacctggaGACAATTGCTGCACAtttgaatgcgatagcattagagttcacgtAAGGAGCAGATTCGCCCTCCGATGTCACAAAATTTGGTGATTTGCTGATAAAGGGCACGTGACATTGCAATGTCATCCCAATCTGGTATCTACCCTCCATCTCAGGTGGCAACGTGCCCGCcaggttgtgagcaacctgcACTGTGGCAATTCATGATTGTTCAAAAGAGGTCTtgtcaccttgtgacgtcattacagCCTCCCACCAGGTTGTGAGCAACCTAATTTCTAGACAGCCACCTAGCTAAATGTATATATGCAAAGAGTGGCACCATCATAGCATAGCGAATACCTGCTACTGCAACTAGCAGCCCGAATATAGCGGCTGATGGCTCGACAATGGCAAAAAAGCTAAGGCAAACACACAGAAAGATGTGAAATCGAATGCTATAGCGTTTCATTCATAAGGTGACCTAAGCAtctccatagtttttttttcatatgctgcTCCTTCGCATGCTGACTCGTTAATGTTCAGTGTCATGCCTCACGAAAACTGTCAAAAATATTTTTCCAAGCACTCGGTGATATATGTCTCTAAGCAACAATATTAAAAAGACACGAGTCAGGAGCCACCTAGCTAAATGTCATATATGCAGAGTGGCACCATCACAGCATAGCGAATACCTCCTACTGTAACTAGCAGCCCGAATATAGCGGCTGATGGATCAACAATGGCAAAGAAGCTAAggaaaacacacaaaagaagTGAAATTGAATGCTATAGCATTTCATTCTTAAGGTGACCTAAGCAtcgccattgttttttttttttttccgtatgCTGCTCCTTCAGAGTGTCATGCCTCCCGATAACTGTCAAAAATATTTTTCCAAGCGCTCGGTAAGATATGTCTCTAAGCAACAATATCATAAAGATACGTGTCAAAGTCCAGACAATGCAGATGCGTCCGCTCATCTAGATGTCGCAGCGCAGGAATCACCATGGAATCTTGGCCACGGCGACCACATATCCATTGAGAAGAAATACAAAATGCAATCCCGGGCGGAGTGATGTAAGCTCAGGTTTgagatccccagctggtcaaaattattccggagccctccaaaacGATGCCATTTTCTGGTTTCTTCTTGCGACCCCTAAAAATATTGGTTAATATTTAACGTTGCAATGGCAGCAGTCGCGCAGTCAGCACAgtgaaaggcttccaaaagaagcgCCCTTTATTTCTCTGACTTCCAACCACAAAGAAATGAACTCTAGCAGCGATAGCAACAAATGCGCTCGATGGTCATCGAAGAACAGCATCACTGCTGCTTTTGTccgtgttcaatttaaagcttaCAATGAACCTTTGAGACAAGGGGCCAAAAAACAACTCTGTACAACAGAGAgggagagaaataacatttattagcaccaaTGAAAAGGTTGACGGGGACCTGAGGCACAGCTCAGTCCCAGCAATGTTCTCCCCGTCAGCCGTAGACTGGGTTCTCCTGGATCTGAGCAGCGGCCAGGGCGAGACAGATGACTTCGCATTGTcccttttctttctgtttgcGAAGCAGTACCTCCTAGGACACAACAATCTCGAATAATCTAGAGGCAACTGCGCGAGGCTGCGATCATTCTAGATAAACCTAGTCGCATCTCGTGTCACAAAGTTGCGAAACCCGGGTGCCGATGGCCCTAAGCATGAATAAGTAAACATAACAAAGCTTTGTGACAATAATAATATTGTTATACCTGGACGGCCAGAACACACAGCTTGGGAGTGCGTTGGGGATAAAGACTTCTGTTAaacgcagtggtggcctagtggtttatGCATCCACCTTGCATGGGCAGGGTGCAGGGTTCGATCACCAGTACCACCTGGTACCCACTGGCGATTACAATAGGTAAAAGGTTTCCCATGGCCTGGTGCTTGACTTTATCGACGGTGAAATTTTTAGAAAATTG
The genomic region above belongs to Amblyomma americanum isolate KBUSLIRL-KWMA chromosome 9, ASM5285725v1, whole genome shotgun sequence and contains:
- the LOC144103738 gene encoding uncharacterized protein LOC144103738, which codes for MDDLGDLEDFCGLEDQILIKFAEPCQLSQLPPSLHLPLNLPRGKCRELEDQRQYAATRAESFVAQCDFLCQHRVVAAVFSGCVAFESSAPFASAAKMILANARTIVIVHNRDYVVNLVLWFQSVEDLILHHDLRLQTLPDDWRRDSRQSQLKRLLGSAPAIGKDSLFIVAEALRELVFCCPQNCWMC